In the genome of Cellvibrio sp. KY-YJ-3, one region contains:
- a CDS encoding methyltransferase, with amino-acid sequence MTTLRVRYQTLEFGTTDIHIRSLRDNQEFSDDEGAAAALGISSASWPIFGIVWPSGEVLAHLMAEFDFAGKRILEVGCGIALASLILNHRRADITATDYHPGAADFLNKNTQLNKDRLIPFVRTGWSDALSDLGLFDVIIGSDLLYEAEHVELLAGFINQHAAAQCEVILIDPGRGHHAKFSKKMLSLGYSHSQNKVQVHTQEGRQNFSGQILRYQRI; translated from the coding sequence ATGACAACCCTTCGCGTTCGCTACCAAACCCTTGAGTTTGGCACCACTGATATCCATATTCGTAGCCTGCGTGATAATCAGGAATTTTCTGATGATGAGGGTGCTGCCGCTGCCTTGGGTATTTCGTCGGCATCCTGGCCGATATTTGGCATTGTATGGCCATCGGGTGAAGTGTTGGCGCATTTAATGGCGGAATTTGATTTCGCAGGAAAACGAATTTTAGAAGTGGGCTGTGGCATCGCGCTGGCGAGTTTAATCCTTAATCATCGCCGTGCCGATATTACGGCTACAGATTATCACCCTGGCGCGGCAGATTTTCTCAACAAAAATACCCAGCTAAATAAAGATCGTTTGATTCCATTTGTACGCACAGGTTGGAGTGATGCGCTGAGCGACCTGGGCTTGTTTGATGTGATTATTGGCAGCGATTTGCTCTATGAAGCAGAGCATGTTGAATTGCTGGCAGGATTTATCAATCAACATGCAGCAGCCCAATGCGAAGTTATTCTGATTGATCCAGGTCGCGGCCATCACGCCAAATTCAGTAAAAAAATGCTCTCACTGGGTTACTCACACAGCCAAAACAAGGTGCAGGTACACACTCAAGAAGGGCGCCAAAACTTTAGCGGTCAAATTCTTCGCTACCAGCGCATTTGA
- a CDS encoding RNA methyltransferase: MHLKIDDAKKLHQKKYRTEFGYFLVEGEHLILELEKAAETNAALQDCELFVTENYQHFASRFKKNLVSEKNMAQLSDTKTPQGIIAVAPLLPSAKTSNQNERAIYLHEVQDPGNLGTILRSLAWFGNFRCLLSPGSVDPYNPKVVRSSMGAIFHVPTELDVTLESIASRFQSIATLDMNGKSLGDNSFKHFDCYVFGNEARGIPREDLQTMNAQPFTISGCGAIESLNLASAVNMCVYELMR, from the coding sequence ATGCATTTAAAAATCGACGATGCAAAAAAACTCCATCAAAAAAAATATCGCACGGAATTCGGCTATTTTTTGGTGGAAGGTGAGCACCTGATTTTGGAACTGGAGAAAGCTGCAGAAACAAACGCAGCTTTGCAAGACTGTGAATTATTTGTAACTGAAAACTATCAACACTTTGCCAGCCGGTTTAAAAAGAATCTGGTCAGCGAAAAAAATATGGCACAGCTATCGGACACCAAAACTCCGCAAGGTATTATCGCCGTCGCACCGCTGTTGCCATCTGCAAAAACCAGCAACCAAAACGAACGTGCGATTTACCTGCATGAAGTGCAAGACCCGGGCAACCTCGGGACTATTTTGCGCAGCCTCGCCTGGTTCGGCAATTTTCGCTGCCTGCTAAGCCCTGGCTCGGTAGACCCCTACAATCCCAAAGTGGTTCGTTCCAGTATGGGCGCGATTTTTCATGTACCAACGGAATTGGATGTAACGCTAGAGTCTATCGCGTCGCGCTTTCAATCCATCGCCACCCTAGACATGAACGGCAAATCGCTCGGCGATAACAGCTTCAAACATTTTGATTGTTACGTGTTTGGCAACGAAGCACGCGGTATACCGCGTGAAGATTTGCAGACCATGAATGCACAGCCATTTACGATTTCTGGTTGCGGTGCAATTGAATCGCTGAATTTAGCGTCTGCGGTAAATATGTGTGTATATGAGCTGATGCGTTAA
- a CDS encoding SpoVR family protein — translation MSKPLFTTSEWSFDLIRDVDAVLSELAAEFGLDTYPNQIEVISSEQMMDAYSSVGMPIGYHHWSYGKQLLSTEHSYKRGQMGLAYEIVINSNPCIAYLMEENTMTMQTLVIAHACYGHNSFFKGNYLFRTWTDASSIIDYLVFAKNYISKCEERYGVSEVENILDSCHALMNYGVDRYKRPSPISAHEEERRQSEREEYLQKHVNDLWRTIPKSAVQDPEKSVPRYPPEPQENILYFLEKNSPLLEPWQREIIRIVRKIAQYFYPQRQTQVMNEGWATFWHYTLLNELYTRGYVTDGFILEFLQSHTSVVAQPAYDHPYFSGINPYALGFAMMSDIRRICENPTDEDRHWFPEIAGSNWKETLQFAMKNFKDESFILQFLSPKVMRDLKLFSIVDDDEQEKIRVDAIHNEKGFKKLRENLAGQYNLGNREPNIQVYSVDVRGDRSLTLHHYMHNRRPLAGSTHEVLKHLHRLWGFDVHLHSVDGGEIKQSYHCPLQKPD, via the coding sequence ATGAGTAAACCACTGTTTACCACATCAGAATGGAGTTTTGATTTAATTCGGGATGTCGATGCAGTGCTGAGTGAGCTGGCTGCCGAATTTGGTTTGGATACTTACCCCAATCAAATTGAAGTGATTAGCTCTGAGCAAATGATGGATGCCTATTCATCGGTAGGTATGCCAATTGGCTACCACCATTGGTCCTATGGTAAACAACTGTTAAGTACGGAGCACTCCTATAAACGTGGTCAAATGGGGCTGGCTTATGAGATTGTGATTAACTCCAACCCCTGCATTGCCTATTTAATGGAAGAAAATACCATGACCATGCAGACACTGGTCATTGCTCATGCCTGTTATGGGCACAATTCTTTTTTTAAGGGAAACTATTTATTTCGTACCTGGACTGATGCCAGCTCGATTATTGATTATCTAGTGTTTGCTAAAAATTATATCAGTAAGTGTGAAGAGCGTTATGGTGTTAGTGAAGTGGAAAATATTCTGGACTCGTGTCATGCGCTTATGAATTATGGGGTCGATCGCTATAAACGTCCATCGCCCATTTCGGCACATGAAGAGGAGCGCCGCCAAAGTGAACGTGAGGAGTATTTACAAAAACATGTCAATGATTTGTGGCGCACCATTCCCAAGTCGGCCGTGCAAGATCCTGAAAAAAGCGTACCACGGTACCCCCCTGAACCCCAAGAGAATATTTTATATTTTCTGGAAAAAAATTCACCGCTACTTGAGCCATGGCAGCGGGAAATTATCCGCATAGTGCGTAAAATTGCCCAGTATTTTTACCCCCAACGGCAAACTCAGGTCATGAATGAAGGCTGGGCAACCTTTTGGCATTACACTTTATTGAATGAACTTTATACGCGCGGTTATGTAACTGATGGGTTTATTCTGGAGTTTTTACAATCCCATACCAGTGTAGTGGCCCAGCCTGCTTATGATCATCCTTATTTCAGTGGGATTAATCCTTACGCACTGGGTTTTGCGATGATGAGCGATATTCGCCGCATCTGCGAAAATCCTACGGACGAAGACAGGCACTGGTTCCCGGAAATTGCCGGCTCCAATTGGAAAGAGACATTGCAGTTTGCGATGAAAAATTTCAAAGATGAAAGTTTTATTTTGCAATTTCTGTCGCCCAAAGTAATGCGTGATTTGAAACTGTTCAGTATTGTCGATGATGACGAACAAGAAAAAATCCGGGTGGATGCAATCCACAACGAAAAAGGCTTTAAGAAGCTGCGCGAAAATTTGGCGGGACAATACAATTTAGGTAATCGAGAACCCAATATCCAGGTTTACAGTGTTGATGTGCGCGGCGACAGGTCGTTGACCCTACATCACTACATGCATAATCGCCGTCCATTGGCTGGCTCAACCCATGAAGTGCTAAAACATTTGCACCGTTTGTGGGGGTTTGATGTGCATTTGCATTCGGTGGATGGTGGTGAGATAAAACAAAGTTATCACTGTCCGCTGCAAAAACCTGACTAG
- a CDS encoding YeaH/YhbH family protein encodes MSYIIDRRLNAKNKSAVNRQRFLQRYRQQIQKAVSDAVNQRSITDIDKGGKVSIPTRDINEPTIYHGQGGYNERVLPGNKQYSEGDKIARPQGGEGQGSGGQASDSGEGEDDFSFTLSQEEFLDFMFEGLELPNLVKRQLSGLEEFKTVRAGIANEGQPGRINIVRSLRSANMRRIALTAGKRRQLDELHAELVALDKQPDSPAKKARMSELLEAVAKLEKAIGRIPWLDTFDLKYNLHIKQPIPRSKAVMFCLMDVSGSMDQGTKDIAKRFFILLYLFLQRNYEKTEIVFIRHHTIAKEVNEDDFFHSRETGGTVVSSALRLMQEIIQDRYSPEIWNIYGAQASDGDNWGEDSDLCRDILIDELLPNCQYFSYIEITQNQHQALWETYDTIHAEYPERFALQHIRDASDIYPVFRELFHKKVA; translated from the coding sequence ATGAGTTACATTATTGATCGACGCCTCAATGCCAAAAATAAAAGCGCGGTAAATCGTCAGCGATTTTTACAGCGCTATCGCCAACAAATTCAAAAAGCCGTGTCTGATGCGGTTAATCAACGCTCCATTACCGACATAGATAAGGGGGGCAAGGTTAGTATTCCCACACGGGATATCAATGAGCCCACTATTTATCACGGTCAAGGTGGGTATAACGAGCGCGTATTGCCAGGCAATAAGCAGTATTCCGAAGGCGATAAAATTGCGCGCCCGCAGGGTGGTGAAGGGCAGGGCAGCGGCGGCCAAGCCAGCGACTCCGGTGAGGGGGAGGACGACTTTTCGTTTACCTTATCGCAAGAGGAGTTTCTGGACTTTATGTTTGAAGGACTGGAATTACCTAATCTGGTTAAGCGCCAGTTGTCTGGTCTTGAAGAATTTAAAACCGTGCGCGCTGGTATCGCCAATGAAGGCCAGCCGGGGCGTATTAATATTGTGCGCTCTTTACGCTCGGCGAACATGCGCCGTATCGCCTTAACCGCGGGCAAGCGGCGCCAGTTAGATGAATTGCATGCTGAGTTGGTCGCTCTGGATAAACAACCCGATTCCCCTGCAAAAAAAGCCCGCATGAGTGAATTATTGGAAGCTGTTGCCAAGCTAGAAAAGGCGATTGGCCGTATTCCCTGGTTGGATACCTTTGACCTCAAATACAACTTGCATATCAAACAGCCTATTCCACGTTCCAAAGCTGTGATGTTTTGTTTGATGGATGTATCTGGCTCCATGGATCAAGGCACCAAAGATATTGCAAAACGTTTTTTTATTTTGTTGTATTTATTTTTGCAGCGAAATTACGAAAAAACTGAAATAGTTTTTATCCGCCATCACACCATTGCCAAAGAAGTTAATGAAGACGATTTTTTCCATTCGCGTGAAACAGGCGGCACAGTCGTATCCAGCGCACTGCGTTTAATGCAGGAAATTATTCAGGATCGTTACTCTCCCGAAATTTGGAATATTTATGGCGCACAAGCGTCAGATGGTGATAACTGGGGAGAGGATTCAGATCTTTGCCGCGATATTTTGATTGATGAGTTATTGCCCAATTGCCAATATTTTTCCTACATAGAAATTACTCAAAACCAACATCAAGCGCTCTGGGAAACCTACGATACCATTCATGCAGAATATCCTGAGCGTTTTGCGCTGCAGCATATTCGCGATGCGAGTGATATCTACCCGGTGTTTCGTGAACTTTTTCATAAGAAGGTCGCATGA
- a CDS encoding NAD(P)/FAD-dependent oxidoreductase, which translates to MIRITELQLPLDHPTEALRTAIVKRLKIKDADLLDFTVFKRSYDARKKNSEIMFVYIIDLNVTNEEKILSRFADDKNIRPAPDTNYYPVAEAPTDLSERPLVIGFGPCGLFAALTLAQMGFKPIVLERGKDVRSRTKDTWALWRNKVLTPESNVQFGEGGAGLFSDGKLYSQIKDPKFYGRKVMHEFVRAGAPEEIMYVSKPHIGTFRLTGVVAAMREEIKSLGGEVRFESRVTDFLIENGRIEGVTLADGETLRSRYVVLALGHSSRDTFRKLHERGVYVEAKPFAVGFRIEHPQSLIDEARLGKYAGHPELGAADYKVVHHAKNGRAVYSFCMCPGGTVVAATSEPNRVVTNGMSQYSRNERNANSGIVVGINPAEDFPGGPLAGVELQEKLESHAFELGGKDYCAPGQLVGDFIRGKASTEFGEVEPSYKPGVLLGDLASSLPDYVIEAIREALPAFGKQIRGFDRDDAILTGIETRTSSPVRITREHESLQSLNTRGLYPAGEGAGYAGGILSAGVDGIKVAEAVAKAMLADLQGE; encoded by the coding sequence ATGATTCGCATTACCGAACTCCAACTGCCGTTGGACCACCCTACCGAAGCCCTGCGCACTGCCATCGTTAAACGCCTGAAAATCAAAGACGCAGATTTACTTGATTTCACCGTATTTAAACGCAGTTACGATGCGCGCAAAAAAAATAGCGAGATCATGTTTGTTTACATCATCGATTTGAATGTAACCAACGAAGAGAAAATTCTCAGCCGTTTTGCCGACGACAAAAATATTCGCCCCGCGCCGGACACTAATTACTACCCCGTTGCGGAAGCGCCCACCGATTTAAGCGAGCGCCCGCTGGTGATAGGTTTTGGCCCCTGCGGTTTATTCGCCGCACTCACTCTTGCGCAAATGGGTTTTAAACCGATTGTGTTGGAGCGCGGTAAAGATGTGCGCAGCCGCACCAAGGACACCTGGGCGCTGTGGCGCAACAAGGTACTAACACCCGAATCCAACGTACAGTTCGGTGAAGGTGGTGCCGGTTTATTTTCTGACGGAAAACTCTATAGCCAAATTAAAGATCCAAAATTTTACGGTCGCAAAGTGATGCACGAATTTGTGCGCGCCGGTGCGCCGGAAGAAATTATGTATGTGAGCAAACCGCACATAGGTACTTTCCGTTTGACCGGCGTAGTTGCCGCGATGCGCGAAGAAATTAAAAGCCTCGGCGGTGAAGTGCGCTTTGAAAGTAGAGTCACTGATTTTCTGATCGAAAATGGCCGCATTGAAGGGGTAACACTGGCCGATGGTGAAACACTGCGCAGCCGTTATGTAGTACTCGCACTCGGCCACAGCTCACGCGATACTTTTCGCAAATTACATGAACGCGGTGTGTATGTAGAAGCAAAACCGTTTGCGGTTGGCTTTCGTATCGAACACCCACAATCATTAATTGATGAGGCGCGTTTGGGCAAATACGCAGGCCACCCTGAACTCGGCGCCGCCGATTATAAAGTTGTCCATCACGCTAAAAATGGCCGCGCGGTGTACAGTTTTTGTATGTGCCCCGGTGGAACCGTGGTAGCCGCCACTTCGGAACCCAATCGCGTTGTTACCAACGGCATGAGCCAATATTCGCGCAACGAGCGCAATGCAAACTCAGGCATAGTCGTGGGTATTAATCCCGCAGAAGATTTCCCCGGTGGTCCACTCGCTGGTGTCGAGTTGCAAGAAAAATTGGAATCACACGCATTTGAATTGGGCGGAAAAGATTACTGCGCACCTGGGCAATTGGTCGGCGATTTTATTCGCGGCAAAGCGTCAACTGAATTCGGTGAAGTTGAACCGTCCTACAAACCCGGCGTGCTACTGGGCGACCTCGCCTCTTCACTGCCTGATTATGTTATCGAAGCGATCCGCGAAGCCCTGCCCGCATTTGGCAAACAAATTCGCGGCTTTGATCGTGACGATGCCATTCTCACCGGCATTGAAACCCGCACCTCATCACCTGTGCGTATTACCCGTGAGCATGAATCGCTACAAAGTTTAAACACTCGCGGTTTATACCCCGCCGGAGAAGGTGCTGGTTATGCTGGTGGTATTTTGTCGGCAGGTGTCGATGGTATTAAAGTTGCCGAAGCCGTTGCTAAAGCCATGCTCGCCGATTTACAAGGTGAATAA
- a CDS encoding alpha/beta hydrolase: MSFKKVFLLSCILGANSFATNVYASEIPPFGYPAYETRSIHANSNNKDYELYIQLPKSYWDTKTAYPLIIVNDTSWGFPITNGAMALMGGNVVKEAIVVGVSYSKGDDRTISRTRDYTPTYSPEESKGHSSAARKASGHAKEYTVFLADQVIPLLKNSYRVDANNKIFVGHSFSGLLGCYILVNRPEIFDHYIIGSPSLWYDNKVIFEMEKRYAEKNKSLSAHAMIYADQNDSSLNNKQMADDVLAFEKVLRSRNYAGLDLQVEIIKGENHHSVFPGLLSRGLMAAIPLKK; this comes from the coding sequence ATGTCATTCAAGAAGGTGTTTTTGTTGTCCTGCATTTTAGGAGCTAATAGTTTTGCAACTAATGTTTATGCCAGCGAAATACCGCCTTTTGGTTATCCTGCGTATGAAACAAGAAGTATTCATGCAAATAGTAATAATAAGGATTATGAGCTTTATATACAGCTGCCAAAGTCTTATTGGGACACTAAAACTGCTTATCCGCTAATCATCGTTAATGACACTAGTTGGGGCTTTCCGATTACCAATGGTGCTATGGCTCTAATGGGTGGGAATGTAGTAAAAGAGGCTATTGTTGTAGGTGTTTCTTATTCAAAGGGTGATGATCGCACGATCAGTCGTACGCGGGATTATACTCCAACCTATTCCCCTGAGGAGTCTAAGGGTCATTCATCAGCAGCACGTAAAGCCTCTGGTCATGCGAAAGAGTACACTGTTTTTCTTGCTGATCAGGTTATTCCGTTATTGAAAAATTCTTATCGTGTCGATGCTAATAATAAAATTTTCGTTGGTCATTCATTTAGTGGCTTGTTAGGTTGCTATATTTTGGTCAACAGGCCTGAGATATTTGATCACTATATTATTGGCAGTCCTTCATTGTGGTATGACAACAAAGTGATTTTTGAGATGGAGAAGCGATACGCAGAAAAAAATAAATCCTTAAGTGCACATGCAATGATTTATGCTGATCAAAATGATAGCAGCTTGAATAATAAACAAATGGCTGATGATGTATTGGCTTTTGAAAAAGTCTTGCGCTCGCGTAATTATGCCGGGCTGGATTTGCAGGTTGAAATTATAAAAGGAGAAAATCATCACAGTGTATTTCCCGGATTATTATCTCGTGGTTTGATGGCGGCAATCCCGCTTAAAAAGTAG
- a CDS encoding polysaccharide deacetylase family protein, whose product MNYFLLTALVLLFASSLCHAREIALTFDDAPTPDSALMTGAERTRKLIDILVKAKVPDTLFFVKADYINKDTQQRLEQYAAAGFHLANHSYSHQSASELGLLDYPADVYKAHLLLKSQRNVLPYHRFPYLHYGKDLAAIIALQQSLTDLGYKDGYVTIDNFDWYISSLLTKAAEDKKTLNYDNARKFYVDTLYESIEFYDAIAKKTLGRSPRHVMLLHENDAAALFVGDLIAHLRAKGWKIIAPQKAYEDPIARNFPNTVFHKQGRVAAIANSKGVPESELRHPSENEQYLDQAFAKAGVLVDL is encoded by the coding sequence ATGAACTATTTTCTCCTAACAGCCCTCGTGCTGCTGTTTGCTAGCTCACTTTGCCATGCTCGTGAAATCGCCCTTACCTTTGACGATGCGCCAACACCCGATTCAGCATTAATGACCGGCGCCGAGCGAACCCGAAAGCTGATCGATATATTGGTGAAAGCCAAAGTTCCAGATACATTATTTTTCGTGAAAGCGGACTACATAAATAAAGATACGCAACAACGTTTGGAACAGTACGCCGCTGCTGGTTTCCATCTTGCCAATCACAGCTATAGCCATCAATCAGCCAGTGAGCTGGGATTGCTGGATTACCCTGCCGATGTTTATAAAGCGCATTTATTATTGAAGTCACAAAGAAATGTTTTACCTTACCATCGTTTTCCGTACTTGCATTACGGTAAAGACTTGGCGGCTATCATTGCTTTGCAGCAGTCGCTTACTGATCTGGGGTATAAAGATGGTTACGTTACTATTGATAATTTTGATTGGTACATTAGTTCGCTGCTAACTAAAGCCGCAGAAGATAAAAAAACACTCAATTACGATAACGCGCGAAAATTTTATGTGGATACGCTGTATGAATCCATCGAGTTTTATGACGCAATCGCTAAAAAAACTCTCGGGCGTTCGCCACGGCATGTAATGCTTTTACACGAAAACGATGCGGCAGCATTGTTTGTCGGTGATCTTATTGCGCATTTGCGCGCTAAAGGTTGGAAAATTATTGCTCCTCAAAAAGCCTATGAGGATCCTATCGCCCGTAACTTTCCCAATACTGTATTTCACAAGCAGGGTCGAGTTGCTGCTATCGCCAATAGCAAAGGTGTTCCTGAGTCTGAATTGCGTCATCCATCGGAAAATGAACAGTATCTTGATCAGGCTTTTGCGAAAGCGGGTGTGCTTGTTGATCTCTAG
- the rlmE gene encoding 23S rRNA (uridine(2552)-2'-O)-methyltransferase RlmE, with amino-acid sequence MARSKSSNRWLEEHVNDPYVKKAQVDGYRARAAYKLLELNEKDKLIRPAMMVVDLGSAPGSWSQIAGRLVGVKGRVIASDILPMDSLEHVDFIQGDFTEEVVFNQIMEKLGGNRADVVISDMAPNISGVDAVDQASSMYLVELALDMARSVLKPKGDFVAKVFHGEGYDDYVKEVRTSFEKVVIRKPDASRPRSREVYVVGKGFKG; translated from the coding sequence ATGGCTCGATCCAAAAGCAGTAACCGTTGGTTGGAAGAACACGTCAACGATCCCTATGTTAAAAAGGCGCAAGTGGATGGCTATCGAGCGCGCGCGGCTTATAAGCTGCTGGAGTTGAATGAAAAAGATAAGCTGATTCGCCCCGCTATGATGGTGGTGGATTTGGGGTCGGCTCCGGGTAGCTGGTCGCAAATCGCTGGGCGTTTGGTCGGGGTAAAAGGGCGGGTGATCGCGTCGGATATTTTGCCGATGGATTCATTGGAGCACGTGGATTTTATTCAGGGTGATTTCACGGAAGAGGTGGTGTTTAATCAAATCATGGAGAAGCTCGGCGGTAACCGCGCTGATGTGGTGATCTCCGATATGGCGCCCAACATCAGCGGGGTGGATGCGGTGGATCAGGCATCGTCCATGTACTTGGTTGAGCTTGCGTTGGATATGGCGCGCAGCGTGTTAAAACCTAAAGGGGATTTTGTCGCCAAGGTTTTTCACGGTGAAGGCTACGATGATTACGTGAAAGAAGTGCGTACTTCATTTGAAAAAGTGGTGATTCGTAAGCCCGATGCATCGCGCCCACGTTCGCGCGAAGTGTATGTGGTGGGTAAGGGATTTAAAGGGTAA
- a CDS encoding LacI family DNA-binding transcriptional regulator has product MSKMSSPPVSIADIARRAGVAESTVSRALNNNPIINEQTREKIQALAREMNYKLNTGARNLRLQRSHAISVVINAQTHDGQKFSDPFMMDMIGAIADELHQHNYSLLFSSPAITSDDWHSHLLSSKRSDGIIVIGTGRDDTPLQKLHAMGDALVVWGAATPDTQYCVVGSDNYQGGQIAAQHLLQRGCKRLVFLGDIAHPEINQRFQGYFDVLKKAGLATQERHVQAAFSIESGFNHVNELLQGELDFDGIFAASDNIAMGAINALQQQGYRVPEDVSVVGFDDIPIAPFFSPPLTTIRQNIHAGGKLLVEKILKQINGDETVSSQMLATELVVRSS; this is encoded by the coding sequence ATGAGTAAAATGTCATCGCCGCCAGTCTCCATTGCCGACATCGCACGACGCGCCGGAGTGGCGGAATCTACCGTCTCCCGCGCACTGAATAACAACCCGATTATCAACGAACAAACGCGGGAAAAAATTCAGGCGCTCGCGCGCGAAATGAATTACAAACTCAACACCGGCGCCCGCAATTTACGCCTGCAACGCAGCCATGCAATCTCTGTCGTAATTAACGCCCAAACCCACGACGGCCAAAAATTTTCTGACCCGTTTATGATGGATATGATCGGCGCAATTGCCGATGAATTACATCAGCATAATTACAGCTTATTGTTTTCCAGCCCCGCCATTACCAGCGACGATTGGCATTCCCATCTGCTCAGCTCCAAACGTTCCGATGGCATTATTGTGATAGGCACAGGGCGCGACGATACGCCGCTGCAAAAACTGCACGCTATGGGTGATGCACTGGTGGTATGGGGCGCCGCAACACCGGATACGCAATATTGCGTGGTGGGCAGCGATAATTATCAGGGCGGCCAAATTGCGGCGCAGCATTTACTCCAACGCGGCTGTAAACGTTTGGTTTTTTTAGGCGATATTGCCCACCCGGAAATTAACCAGCGCTTTCAAGGTTATTTTGATGTACTCAAAAAAGCGGGATTAGCAACTCAGGAGCGCCACGTGCAAGCGGCGTTTTCCATTGAATCCGGTTTTAATCACGTGAATGAATTACTGCAAGGCGAATTGGATTTTGATGGCATTTTTGCCGCAAGCGACAACATCGCCATGGGTGCGATTAACGCTCTGCAACAACAAGGTTATCGCGTACCAGAGGATGTTTCAGTCGTAGGTTTTGACGATATTCCTATCGCCCCGTTCTTTAGCCCACCGCTGACAACCATTCGCCAGAATATTCACGCGGGCGGAAAATTATTGGTAGAAAAAATTCTTAAACAAATTAACGGCGATGAAACCGTGAGCTCGCAAATGCTCGCCACGGAATTAGTCGTACGCAGCTCTTAA